In Phyllostomus discolor isolate MPI-MPIP mPhyDis1 chromosome 2, mPhyDis1.pri.v3, whole genome shotgun sequence, the following are encoded in one genomic region:
- the HDAC7 gene encoding histone deacetylase 7 isoform X3 has protein sequence MHSPGAGCHRPRAHAPGSQPQPMDLRVGQRPPVEPPQEPALLALQHPQHLHHHLFLAGLQQQRSVESMRLSMDTPMPELSVGQQEQELRQLLNKDKSKRSAVASSVVKQKLAEVILKKQQAALERTVHPSSPSIPYRTLEPLETEGAARSMLSSFLPPVPSLPSDPPEHFPLRKTVSEPNLKLRYKPKKSLERRKNPLLRKESAPPSLRRRPAETLGDSSPSSSSTPASGCSSPNDSEHGPNPILGSEALLGQRLRRQETSLAPFALPTVSLLPTITLGLPAPARVDGDRRTHPTLGPRGPVLGSPHAPLFLPHGLEPEAGGALPSRLQPILLLDPSVSHTPLLTVPGLGPLPFHFAQSLLTTERLSGSGLHRPLSRTRSEPLPPSATAPPSLGPLQPRLERLKPHVQLIKRPAKPSEKPRLRQIPSAEDLETDGGGVGPLGNDSLEHREPGRGPHEARGPVALQQHQQVFLWEQQRLAGRLPRVGTGDSLLLPLAQGGHRPLSRTQSSPAAPASLPTPEPVSQARVLPSSEAPARTLPFTTGLVYDSVMLKHQCSCGDNSRHPEHAGRIQSIWSRLQERGLRSQCECLRGRKASLEELQSVHSERHVLLYGTNPLSRLKLDNGKLAGLLAQRMFVMLPCGGVGVDTDTIWNELHSSNAARWAAGSVTDLAFKVASHELKNGFAVVRPPGHHADHSTAMGFCFFNSVAIACRQLQQQGKASRILIVDWDVHHGNGTQQTFYQDPTVLYISLHRHDDGNFFPGSGAVDEVGAGSGEGFNVNVAWAGGLDPPMGDPEYLTAFRKVVMPIAREFSPDLVLVSAGFDAAEGHPAPLGGYHVSAKCFGYMTQQLMSLAGGAVVLALEGGHDLTAICDASEACVAALLGNKVDPLSEEAWKQKPNLNAIRSLEAVIRVHSKYWGCMQRLASCPESWVPRVPGADAEVEAVTALASLSVGILAEERPSEQLAEEEEPMNL, from the exons gCTGCCACAGGCCCCGTGCACACGCGCCAGGCTCTCAGCCCCAGCCCATGGACCTGCGGGTGGGCCAGCGGCCCCCGGTGGAGCCCCCGCAGGAGCCTGCACTGCTGGCCCTGCAGCACCCCCAGCACCTGCACCACCACCTCTTCCTGGCAGGCCTGCAGCAGCAGCGCTCGGTGGAGTCCATGAGG CTCTCAATGGACACACCGATGCCCGAATTGTCGGTGGGGCAACAGGAGCAAGAGCTGCGGCAGCTTCTCAACAAGGACAAGAGTAAGCGAA GTGCTGTGGCCAGCAGCGTAGTCAAGCAGAAGCTGGCAGAGGTGATTCTGAAGAAACAGCAGGCAGCCTTAGAGAGAACAGTCCATCCCAGTAGCCCCAGCATTCCGTACAG AACTCTGGAGCCCTTGGAGACAGAAGGAGCTGCCCGCTCCATGCTCAGCAGCTTCCTGCCTCCTGTTCCCAGCCTGCCCAGTGACCCCCCGGAACACTTCCCTCTGCGTAAGACAG TCTCTGAGCCCAACCTGAAGCTGCGCTACAAGCCCAAGAAGTCCCTGGAGCGGAGGAAGAATCCACTGCTCAGAAAGGAGAGCGCCCCGCCCAGCCTCCGGCGGCGGCCTGCAGAGACCCTTGGAG acTCCTccccgagcagcagcagcacaccTGCATCAGGGTGCAGCTCTCCCAACGACAGCGAGCACGGGCCCAACCCCATCCTGGGCTCCGAG GCGCTCTTGGGCCAGCGGCTGCGGCGGCAGGAGACCTCTCTGGCCCCTTTCGCCTTGCCAACAGTGTCCTTGCTGCCCACAATCACACTGGGGCTGCCCGCCCCTGCCAGG gttgATGGTGACCGCAGGACCCATCCAACTCTGGGCCCTCGGGGGCCGGTCCTAGGGAGCCCCCAtgctcccctcttcctgccccatGGCCTGGAGCCCGAGGCTGGGGGTGCCCTGCCCTCTCGCCTGCAGCCCATTCTCCTCCTGGATCCCTCAGTCTCTCACACCCCCCTGCTGACTG TGCCCGGGCTTGGGCCCCTGCCCTTCCACTTTGCCCAGTCCTTACTGACCACCGAGCGGCTCTCCGGGTCAGGCCTCCACCGGCCGCTGAGCCGGACCCGCTCAGAGCCTTTGCCCCCAAGTGCCACCGCCCCCCCATCACTGggccccctgcagccccgcctGGAGCGGCTCAAACCTCACGTGCAGCTGATCAAG AGGCCGGCCAAGCCGAGTGAGAAGCCCCGACTGCGGCAGATACCCTCAGCCGAGGACCTAGAGACGGATGGTGGGGGAGTGGGGCCGCTGGGGAACGACAGCCTGGAACACAGGGAGCCGGGCCGTGGGCCGCATGAAGCCAGAGGCCCTGTTGCtctgcagcagcaccagcag GTGTTCCTGTGGGAGCAGCAGCGACTGGCCGGGCGGCTCCCCCGGGTAGGCACTGGAGACTCTTTGCTGCTTCCCCTGGCCCAGGGCGGTCACCGGCCCCTGTCCAGGACTCAGTCATCACCAGCTGCGCCTGCCTCACTGCCAACCCCAGAGCCCGTCAGCCAGGCCCGTGTCTTGCCCAGCTCAGAGGCCCCCGCCAGGACCCTGCCCTTCACCACAG GGCTGGTCTATGACTCGGTCATGCTGAAGCATCAGTGCTCCTGTGGAGACAACAGCAGGCACCCAGAGCATGCGGGCCGCATCCAGAGCATCTGGTCCCGGCTGCAGGAGCGCGGGCTCCGAAGCCAGTGTGAG TGTCTCCGGGGCCGGAAGGCCTCCCTGGAGGAGCTGCAGTCGGTGCACTCCGAGCGGCACGTGCTCCTCTATGGCACCAACCCCCTCAGCCGCCTCAAACTGGACAACGGGAAGCTGGCAG GGCTCCTGGCACAGAGGATGTTTGTGATGCTGCCCTGTGGTGGGGTTGGG GTGGACACTGACACCATCTGGAATGAACTGCACTCTTCCAATGCAGCCCGCTGGGCCGCCGGCAGTGTAACGGATCTGGCCTTCAAAGTGGCTTCCCACGAGCTAAAG AACGGTTTTGCTGTGGTTCGGCCCCCAGGACACCATGCAGACCATTCCACAGCCAT gGGCTTCTGCTTCTTCAACTCGGTGGCCATTGCCTGCCGGCAGCTGCAGCAACAGGGCAAGGCCAGCCGGATCCTCATCGTGGACTGG GATGTTCACCATGGCAACGGCACCCAGCAAACCTTCTACCAGGACCCCACTGTGCTCTACATCTCCCTGCATCGCCATGACGATGGCAACTTCTTCCCAGGCAGTGGGGCTGTGGATGAG GTGGGAGCTGGCAGCGGTGAGGGCTTCAATGTCAATGTCGCCTGGGCTGGAGGTCTGGACCCCCCAATGGGGGATCCTGAGTACCTGACTGCTTTCAG GAAAGTCGTGATGCCCATCGCCCGAGAGTTCTCTCCAGACCTGGTCCTGGTGTCCGCTGGGTTTGATGCTGCCGAGGGTCACCCGGCCCCACTGGGTGGCTACCATGTTTCCGCCAAAT GTTTTGGGTACATGACGCAGCAGCTGATGAGCTTGGCAGGAGGTGCAGTGGTGCTGGCCTTGGAGGGTGGCCATGACCTCACAGCCATCTGTGACGCCTCCGAGGCCTGTGTGGCTGCTCTTCTGGGCAACAAG GTGGACCCCCTCTCGGAAGAAGCCTGGAAACAGAAGCCCAACCTCAACGCCATCCGCTCCCTGGAAGCTGTGATCCGGGTGCACA GTAAATACTGGGGCTGCATGCAGCGCCTGGCCTCCTGTCCAGAGTCCTGGGTGCCCAGGGTGCCAGGAGCCGATGCAGAAGTAGAGGCAGTGACCGCACTGGCATCCCTCTCCGTGGGCATCTTGGCGGAAGAGAG GCCCTCAGAGCAGCTGGCGGAGGAGGAAGAACCTATGAATCTCTAA
- the HDAC7 gene encoding histone deacetylase 7 isoform X1, with translation MHSPGADGTQVTPGAHCPRPPGTGCHRPRAHAPGSQPQPMDLRVGQRPPVEPPQEPALLALQHPQHLHHHLFLAGLQQQRSVESMRLSMDTPMPELSVGQQEQELRQLLNKDKSKRSAVASSVVKQKLAEVILKKQQAALERTVHPSSPSIPYRTLEPLETEGAARSMLSSFLPPVPSLPSDPPEHFPLRKTVSEPNLKLRYKPKKSLERRKNPLLRKESAPPSLRRRPAETLGDSSPSSSSTPASGCSSPNDSEHGPNPILGSEALLGQRLRRQETSLAPFALPTVSLLPTITLGLPAPARVDGDRRTHPTLGPRGPVLGSPHAPLFLPHGLEPEAGGALPSRLQPILLLDPSVSHTPLLTVPGLGPLPFHFAQSLLTTERLSGSGLHRPLSRTRSEPLPPSATAPPSLGPLQPRLERLKPHVQLIKRPAKPSEKPRLRQIPSAEDLETDGGGVGPLGNDSLEHREPGRGPHEARGPVALQQHQQVFLWEQQRLAGRLPRVGTGDSLLLPLAQGGHRPLSRTQSSPAAPASLPTPEPVSQARVLPSSEAPARTLPFTTGLVYDSVMLKHQCSCGDNSRHPEHAGRIQSIWSRLQERGLRSQCECLRGRKASLEELQSVHSERHVLLYGTNPLSRLKLDNGKLAGLLAQRMFVMLPCGGVGVDTDTIWNELHSSNAARWAAGSVTDLAFKVASHELKNGFAVVRPPGHHADHSTAMGFCFFNSVAIACRQLQQQGKASRILIVDWDVHHGNGTQQTFYQDPTVLYISLHRHDDGNFFPGSGAVDEVGAGSGEGFNVNVAWAGGLDPPMGDPEYLTAFRKVVMPIAREFSPDLVLVSAGFDAAEGHPAPLGGYHVSAKCFGYMTQQLMSLAGGAVVLALEGGHDLTAICDASEACVAALLGNKVDPLSEEAWKQKPNLNAIRSLEAVIRVHSKYWGCMQRLASCPESWVPRVPGADAEVEAVTALASLSVGILAEERPSEQLAEEEEPMNL, from the exons gCTGCCACAGGCCCCGTGCACACGCGCCAGGCTCTCAGCCCCAGCCCATGGACCTGCGGGTGGGCCAGCGGCCCCCGGTGGAGCCCCCGCAGGAGCCTGCACTGCTGGCCCTGCAGCACCCCCAGCACCTGCACCACCACCTCTTCCTGGCAGGCCTGCAGCAGCAGCGCTCGGTGGAGTCCATGAGG CTCTCAATGGACACACCGATGCCCGAATTGTCGGTGGGGCAACAGGAGCAAGAGCTGCGGCAGCTTCTCAACAAGGACAAGAGTAAGCGAA GTGCTGTGGCCAGCAGCGTAGTCAAGCAGAAGCTGGCAGAGGTGATTCTGAAGAAACAGCAGGCAGCCTTAGAGAGAACAGTCCATCCCAGTAGCCCCAGCATTCCGTACAG AACTCTGGAGCCCTTGGAGACAGAAGGAGCTGCCCGCTCCATGCTCAGCAGCTTCCTGCCTCCTGTTCCCAGCCTGCCCAGTGACCCCCCGGAACACTTCCCTCTGCGTAAGACAG TCTCTGAGCCCAACCTGAAGCTGCGCTACAAGCCCAAGAAGTCCCTGGAGCGGAGGAAGAATCCACTGCTCAGAAAGGAGAGCGCCCCGCCCAGCCTCCGGCGGCGGCCTGCAGAGACCCTTGGAG acTCCTccccgagcagcagcagcacaccTGCATCAGGGTGCAGCTCTCCCAACGACAGCGAGCACGGGCCCAACCCCATCCTGGGCTCCGAG GCGCTCTTGGGCCAGCGGCTGCGGCGGCAGGAGACCTCTCTGGCCCCTTTCGCCTTGCCAACAGTGTCCTTGCTGCCCACAATCACACTGGGGCTGCCCGCCCCTGCCAGG gttgATGGTGACCGCAGGACCCATCCAACTCTGGGCCCTCGGGGGCCGGTCCTAGGGAGCCCCCAtgctcccctcttcctgccccatGGCCTGGAGCCCGAGGCTGGGGGTGCCCTGCCCTCTCGCCTGCAGCCCATTCTCCTCCTGGATCCCTCAGTCTCTCACACCCCCCTGCTGACTG TGCCCGGGCTTGGGCCCCTGCCCTTCCACTTTGCCCAGTCCTTACTGACCACCGAGCGGCTCTCCGGGTCAGGCCTCCACCGGCCGCTGAGCCGGACCCGCTCAGAGCCTTTGCCCCCAAGTGCCACCGCCCCCCCATCACTGggccccctgcagccccgcctGGAGCGGCTCAAACCTCACGTGCAGCTGATCAAG AGGCCGGCCAAGCCGAGTGAGAAGCCCCGACTGCGGCAGATACCCTCAGCCGAGGACCTAGAGACGGATGGTGGGGGAGTGGGGCCGCTGGGGAACGACAGCCTGGAACACAGGGAGCCGGGCCGTGGGCCGCATGAAGCCAGAGGCCCTGTTGCtctgcagcagcaccagcag GTGTTCCTGTGGGAGCAGCAGCGACTGGCCGGGCGGCTCCCCCGGGTAGGCACTGGAGACTCTTTGCTGCTTCCCCTGGCCCAGGGCGGTCACCGGCCCCTGTCCAGGACTCAGTCATCACCAGCTGCGCCTGCCTCACTGCCAACCCCAGAGCCCGTCAGCCAGGCCCGTGTCTTGCCCAGCTCAGAGGCCCCCGCCAGGACCCTGCCCTTCACCACAG GGCTGGTCTATGACTCGGTCATGCTGAAGCATCAGTGCTCCTGTGGAGACAACAGCAGGCACCCAGAGCATGCGGGCCGCATCCAGAGCATCTGGTCCCGGCTGCAGGAGCGCGGGCTCCGAAGCCAGTGTGAG TGTCTCCGGGGCCGGAAGGCCTCCCTGGAGGAGCTGCAGTCGGTGCACTCCGAGCGGCACGTGCTCCTCTATGGCACCAACCCCCTCAGCCGCCTCAAACTGGACAACGGGAAGCTGGCAG GGCTCCTGGCACAGAGGATGTTTGTGATGCTGCCCTGTGGTGGGGTTGGG GTGGACACTGACACCATCTGGAATGAACTGCACTCTTCCAATGCAGCCCGCTGGGCCGCCGGCAGTGTAACGGATCTGGCCTTCAAAGTGGCTTCCCACGAGCTAAAG AACGGTTTTGCTGTGGTTCGGCCCCCAGGACACCATGCAGACCATTCCACAGCCAT gGGCTTCTGCTTCTTCAACTCGGTGGCCATTGCCTGCCGGCAGCTGCAGCAACAGGGCAAGGCCAGCCGGATCCTCATCGTGGACTGG GATGTTCACCATGGCAACGGCACCCAGCAAACCTTCTACCAGGACCCCACTGTGCTCTACATCTCCCTGCATCGCCATGACGATGGCAACTTCTTCCCAGGCAGTGGGGCTGTGGATGAG GTGGGAGCTGGCAGCGGTGAGGGCTTCAATGTCAATGTCGCCTGGGCTGGAGGTCTGGACCCCCCAATGGGGGATCCTGAGTACCTGACTGCTTTCAG GAAAGTCGTGATGCCCATCGCCCGAGAGTTCTCTCCAGACCTGGTCCTGGTGTCCGCTGGGTTTGATGCTGCCGAGGGTCACCCGGCCCCACTGGGTGGCTACCATGTTTCCGCCAAAT GTTTTGGGTACATGACGCAGCAGCTGATGAGCTTGGCAGGAGGTGCAGTGGTGCTGGCCTTGGAGGGTGGCCATGACCTCACAGCCATCTGTGACGCCTCCGAGGCCTGTGTGGCTGCTCTTCTGGGCAACAAG GTGGACCCCCTCTCGGAAGAAGCCTGGAAACAGAAGCCCAACCTCAACGCCATCCGCTCCCTGGAAGCTGTGATCCGGGTGCACA GTAAATACTGGGGCTGCATGCAGCGCCTGGCCTCCTGTCCAGAGTCCTGGGTGCCCAGGGTGCCAGGAGCCGATGCAGAAGTAGAGGCAGTGACCGCACTGGCATCCCTCTCCGTGGGCATCTTGGCGGAAGAGAG GCCCTCAGAGCAGCTGGCGGAGGAGGAAGAACCTATGAATCTCTAA
- the HDAC7 gene encoding histone deacetylase 7 isoform X2, protein MHSPGADGTQVTPGAHCPRPPGTGCHRPRAHAPGSQPQPMDLRVGQRPPVEPPQEPALLALQHPQHLHHHLFLAGLQQQRSVESMRLSMDTPMPELSVGQQEQELRQLLNKDKSAVASSVVKQKLAEVILKKQQAALERTVHPSSPSIPYRTLEPLETEGAARSMLSSFLPPVPSLPSDPPEHFPLRKTVSEPNLKLRYKPKKSLERRKNPLLRKESAPPSLRRRPAETLGDSSPSSSSTPASGCSSPNDSEHGPNPILGSEALLGQRLRRQETSLAPFALPTVSLLPTITLGLPAPARVDGDRRTHPTLGPRGPVLGSPHAPLFLPHGLEPEAGGALPSRLQPILLLDPSVSHTPLLTVPGLGPLPFHFAQSLLTTERLSGSGLHRPLSRTRSEPLPPSATAPPSLGPLQPRLERLKPHVQLIKRPAKPSEKPRLRQIPSAEDLETDGGGVGPLGNDSLEHREPGRGPHEARGPVALQQHQQVFLWEQQRLAGRLPRVGTGDSLLLPLAQGGHRPLSRTQSSPAAPASLPTPEPVSQARVLPSSEAPARTLPFTTGLVYDSVMLKHQCSCGDNSRHPEHAGRIQSIWSRLQERGLRSQCECLRGRKASLEELQSVHSERHVLLYGTNPLSRLKLDNGKLAGLLAQRMFVMLPCGGVGVDTDTIWNELHSSNAARWAAGSVTDLAFKVASHELKNGFAVVRPPGHHADHSTAMGFCFFNSVAIACRQLQQQGKASRILIVDWDVHHGNGTQQTFYQDPTVLYISLHRHDDGNFFPGSGAVDEVGAGSGEGFNVNVAWAGGLDPPMGDPEYLTAFRKVVMPIAREFSPDLVLVSAGFDAAEGHPAPLGGYHVSAKCFGYMTQQLMSLAGGAVVLALEGGHDLTAICDASEACVAALLGNKVDPLSEEAWKQKPNLNAIRSLEAVIRVHSKYWGCMQRLASCPESWVPRVPGADAEVEAVTALASLSVGILAEERPSEQLAEEEEPMNL, encoded by the exons gCTGCCACAGGCCCCGTGCACACGCGCCAGGCTCTCAGCCCCAGCCCATGGACCTGCGGGTGGGCCAGCGGCCCCCGGTGGAGCCCCCGCAGGAGCCTGCACTGCTGGCCCTGCAGCACCCCCAGCACCTGCACCACCACCTCTTCCTGGCAGGCCTGCAGCAGCAGCGCTCGGTGGAGTCCATGAGG CTCTCAATGGACACACCGATGCCCGAATTGTCGGTGGGGCAACAGGAGCAAGAGCTGCGGCAGCTTCTCAACAAGGACAAGA GTGCTGTGGCCAGCAGCGTAGTCAAGCAGAAGCTGGCAGAGGTGATTCTGAAGAAACAGCAGGCAGCCTTAGAGAGAACAGTCCATCCCAGTAGCCCCAGCATTCCGTACAG AACTCTGGAGCCCTTGGAGACAGAAGGAGCTGCCCGCTCCATGCTCAGCAGCTTCCTGCCTCCTGTTCCCAGCCTGCCCAGTGACCCCCCGGAACACTTCCCTCTGCGTAAGACAG TCTCTGAGCCCAACCTGAAGCTGCGCTACAAGCCCAAGAAGTCCCTGGAGCGGAGGAAGAATCCACTGCTCAGAAAGGAGAGCGCCCCGCCCAGCCTCCGGCGGCGGCCTGCAGAGACCCTTGGAG acTCCTccccgagcagcagcagcacaccTGCATCAGGGTGCAGCTCTCCCAACGACAGCGAGCACGGGCCCAACCCCATCCTGGGCTCCGAG GCGCTCTTGGGCCAGCGGCTGCGGCGGCAGGAGACCTCTCTGGCCCCTTTCGCCTTGCCAACAGTGTCCTTGCTGCCCACAATCACACTGGGGCTGCCCGCCCCTGCCAGG gttgATGGTGACCGCAGGACCCATCCAACTCTGGGCCCTCGGGGGCCGGTCCTAGGGAGCCCCCAtgctcccctcttcctgccccatGGCCTGGAGCCCGAGGCTGGGGGTGCCCTGCCCTCTCGCCTGCAGCCCATTCTCCTCCTGGATCCCTCAGTCTCTCACACCCCCCTGCTGACTG TGCCCGGGCTTGGGCCCCTGCCCTTCCACTTTGCCCAGTCCTTACTGACCACCGAGCGGCTCTCCGGGTCAGGCCTCCACCGGCCGCTGAGCCGGACCCGCTCAGAGCCTTTGCCCCCAAGTGCCACCGCCCCCCCATCACTGggccccctgcagccccgcctGGAGCGGCTCAAACCTCACGTGCAGCTGATCAAG AGGCCGGCCAAGCCGAGTGAGAAGCCCCGACTGCGGCAGATACCCTCAGCCGAGGACCTAGAGACGGATGGTGGGGGAGTGGGGCCGCTGGGGAACGACAGCCTGGAACACAGGGAGCCGGGCCGTGGGCCGCATGAAGCCAGAGGCCCTGTTGCtctgcagcagcaccagcag GTGTTCCTGTGGGAGCAGCAGCGACTGGCCGGGCGGCTCCCCCGGGTAGGCACTGGAGACTCTTTGCTGCTTCCCCTGGCCCAGGGCGGTCACCGGCCCCTGTCCAGGACTCAGTCATCACCAGCTGCGCCTGCCTCACTGCCAACCCCAGAGCCCGTCAGCCAGGCCCGTGTCTTGCCCAGCTCAGAGGCCCCCGCCAGGACCCTGCCCTTCACCACAG GGCTGGTCTATGACTCGGTCATGCTGAAGCATCAGTGCTCCTGTGGAGACAACAGCAGGCACCCAGAGCATGCGGGCCGCATCCAGAGCATCTGGTCCCGGCTGCAGGAGCGCGGGCTCCGAAGCCAGTGTGAG TGTCTCCGGGGCCGGAAGGCCTCCCTGGAGGAGCTGCAGTCGGTGCACTCCGAGCGGCACGTGCTCCTCTATGGCACCAACCCCCTCAGCCGCCTCAAACTGGACAACGGGAAGCTGGCAG GGCTCCTGGCACAGAGGATGTTTGTGATGCTGCCCTGTGGTGGGGTTGGG GTGGACACTGACACCATCTGGAATGAACTGCACTCTTCCAATGCAGCCCGCTGGGCCGCCGGCAGTGTAACGGATCTGGCCTTCAAAGTGGCTTCCCACGAGCTAAAG AACGGTTTTGCTGTGGTTCGGCCCCCAGGACACCATGCAGACCATTCCACAGCCAT gGGCTTCTGCTTCTTCAACTCGGTGGCCATTGCCTGCCGGCAGCTGCAGCAACAGGGCAAGGCCAGCCGGATCCTCATCGTGGACTGG GATGTTCACCATGGCAACGGCACCCAGCAAACCTTCTACCAGGACCCCACTGTGCTCTACATCTCCCTGCATCGCCATGACGATGGCAACTTCTTCCCAGGCAGTGGGGCTGTGGATGAG GTGGGAGCTGGCAGCGGTGAGGGCTTCAATGTCAATGTCGCCTGGGCTGGAGGTCTGGACCCCCCAATGGGGGATCCTGAGTACCTGACTGCTTTCAG GAAAGTCGTGATGCCCATCGCCCGAGAGTTCTCTCCAGACCTGGTCCTGGTGTCCGCTGGGTTTGATGCTGCCGAGGGTCACCCGGCCCCACTGGGTGGCTACCATGTTTCCGCCAAAT GTTTTGGGTACATGACGCAGCAGCTGATGAGCTTGGCAGGAGGTGCAGTGGTGCTGGCCTTGGAGGGTGGCCATGACCTCACAGCCATCTGTGACGCCTCCGAGGCCTGTGTGGCTGCTCTTCTGGGCAACAAG GTGGACCCCCTCTCGGAAGAAGCCTGGAAACAGAAGCCCAACCTCAACGCCATCCGCTCCCTGGAAGCTGTGATCCGGGTGCACA GTAAATACTGGGGCTGCATGCAGCGCCTGGCCTCCTGTCCAGAGTCCTGGGTGCCCAGGGTGCCAGGAGCCGATGCAGAAGTAGAGGCAGTGACCGCACTGGCATCCCTCTCCGTGGGCATCTTGGCGGAAGAGAG GCCCTCAGAGCAGCTGGCGGAGGAGGAAGAACCTATGAATCTCTAA